In Bombina bombina isolate aBomBom1 unplaced genomic scaffold, aBomBom1.pri scaffold_2599, whole genome shotgun sequence, a single window of DNA contains:
- the LOC128643460 gene encoding palmitoyltransferase ZDHHC14, which translates to VANGSTSGGYRPPPRTKEIVINGQTVKLKYCFTCKIFRPPRASHCSLCDNCVERFDHHCPWVGNCVGKRNYRFFYMFILSLSFLTVFIFAFVITHVILRSQQGGFLNALKDTPLRYPLTSGFLFV; encoded by the exons ATGTCGCCAACGGTTCCACTTCAGGAGGATATCGACCGCCTCCCCGAACGAAAGAAATAGTAATCAACGGTCAGACAGTAAAACTAAAATACTGTTTTACTTGCAAAATTTTCCGCCCACCTCGTGCCTCTCATTGCAGTTTATGTGATAACTGTGTAG AACGCTTTGATCACCACTGTCCCTGGGTGGGAAACTGCGTGGGGAAAAGAAACTACAgatttttttacatgtttatatTATCGCTGTCCTTTCTGACAGTGTTTATATTTGCATTCGTTATCACGCACGTCATTCTGC GCTCACAGCAGGGAGGATTTCTCAATGCCTTAAAGGACACTCCTCTAAGATATCCTTTAACATCTGGTTTTCTGTTTGTACA